The following coding sequences lie in one Eschrichtius robustus isolate mEscRob2 chromosome 10, mEscRob2.pri, whole genome shotgun sequence genomic window:
- the NSMF gene encoding NMDA receptor synaptonuclear signaling and neuronal migration factor isoform X5, protein MGAVASRRRALRSEAMSSVAAKVRAARAFGEYLSQSHPENRNGADHLLADAYSGHDGSPEMQPAPQNKRRLSLISNGRYEGSLPEEAVSGKPAGEGPQPRVYTISGEPALLPGPEAEAIELAVVKGRQQRERHPRHHSQPLRASPGGSREDVSRPCHSWAGSRQGSKECPGCAQLAPSPSPQAFGLDQPPLPEAASRRKKLERMYSVDRVSDDIPIRTWFPKENLFSFQTATTTMQANFRKHLRMVGSRRVKAQTFAERRERSFSRSWSDPTPMKADTSHDSRDSSDLQSSHCTLGEAFEDLDWETERGLEAVACDTEGFVPPKVMLISSKVPKAEYIPTILRRDDPSIIPILYDHEHATFEDILEEIEKKLNVYHKGAKIWKMLIFCQGGPGHLYLLKNKVATFAKVEKEEDMIHFWKRLSRLMSKVNPEPNVIHVMGCYVLGNPNGEKLFQNLRTLMTPYRVTFESPLELSAQGKQMIETYFDFRLYRLWKSRQHSKLLAFEDVL, encoded by the exons ATGGGCGCCGTCGCCTCCCGGAGGAGGGCGCTGCGGAGCGAGGCCATGTCCTCGGTGGCGGCCAAAGTGCG AGCAGCCCGAGCGTTTGGCGAGTACCTGTCCCAGAGTCACCCCGAGAACCGAAACGGTGCAG ACCACCTGCTGGCTGACGCCTACTCTGGCCACGACGGGTCCCCCGAGAtgcagcctgccccccagaacaaGCGCCGCCTCTCCCTCATCTCCAACGGCCGCTATGAGGGCAGCCTCCCGGAGGAGGCCGTCAGTGGGAAGCCGGCCGGTGAGGGCCCCCAGCCCCGTGTGTATACCATCTCTGGGGAGCCGGCCCTGCTGCCCGGCCCCGAGGCCGAGGCCATCGAGCTGGCTGTGGTGAAGGGGCGGCAGCAGCGGGAGCGGCACCCCCGCCACCATAGCCAGCCCCTGCGCGCCAGCCCGGGCGGCAGTCGTGAGGACGTCAGCAGACCCTGCCACAGCTGGGCGGGCAGCCGCCAGGGCTCCAAGGAATGTCCCGGATGTGCCCAGCTCGCCCCCAGTCCTTCCCCTCAGGCCTTTGGGCTGGACCAACCGCCCCTGCCTGAGGCCGCCAGCCGCCGCAAGAAGCTGGAGAGGATGTACAGCGTTGACCGCGTGTCTG ATGACATCCCCATCCGTACCTGGTTCCCCAAGGAAAACCTCTTCAGTTTCCAGACAGCAACCACAACTATGCAAGC GAACTTCCGCAAACACCTGCGCATGGTCGGCAGCCGGCGGGTGAAGGCCCAGA CGTTCGCCGAGCGGCGCGAGCGGAGCTTCAGCCGGTCCTGGAGCGACCCCACCCCCATGAAAGCCGACACCTCCCACGACTCCCGAGACA GTAGTGACCTGCAGAGCTCACACTGCACCTTGGGCGAGGCCTTTGAGGACCTGGACTGGGAGACGGAGAGGGGCCTGGAGGCTGTAGCCTGTGACACTGAGGGCTTTGTGCCACCCAAGGTCATG CTCATCTCCTCTAAAGTGCCCAAAGCTGAGTACATCCCCACCATCCTCCGCAGGGACGACCCCTCCATCATTCCCATCCTCTAC GACCACGAGCACGCCACCTTCGAGGACATTCTGG AGGAGATAGAGAAGAAGCTGAACGTCTACCACAAGGGGGCCAAAATCTGGAAGATGCTGATTTTCTGCCAG GGCGGCCCAGGACACCTGTACTTGCTCAAGAACAAGGTGGCCACCTTTGCCAaagtggagaaggaagaggacaTGATCCA cTTCTGGAAACGGTTGAGCCGCTTGATGAGCAAAGTGAACCCGGAGCCGAACGTCATCCACGTCATGGGCTGCTACGTCCTGGGGAACCCCAACGGGGAGAAG CTGTTCCAGAACCTCAGGACTCTCATGACCCCTTACAGGGTCACCTTCGAGTCCCCCCTGGAGCTGTCAGCCCAAG GGAAGCAGATGATCGAGACCTACTTTGACTTCCGGCTGTACCGCCTGTGGAAGAGCCGCCAGCACTCGAAGCTGCTGGCCTTCGAGGACGTTCTGTGA
- the NSMF gene encoding NMDA receptor synaptonuclear signaling and neuronal migration factor isoform X7: MGAVASRRRALRSEAMSSVAAKVRAARAFGEYLSQSHPENRNGADHLLADAYSGHDGSPEMQPAPQNKRRLSLISNGRYEGSLPEEAVSGKPAGEGPQPRVYTISGEPALLPGPEAEAIELAVVKGRQQRERHPRHHSQPLRASPGGSREDVSRPCHSWAGSRQGSKECPGCAQLAPSPSPQAFGLDQPPLPEAASRRKKLERMYSVDRVSDDIPIRTWFPKENLFSFQTATTTMQAVFRGYAERKRRKRENDSASVIQRNFRKHLRMVGSRRVKAQTFAERRERSFSRSWSDPTPMKADTSHDSRDSSDLQSSHCTLGEAFEDLDWETERGLEAVACDTEGFVPPKVMLISSKVPKAEYIPTILRRDDPSIIPILYDHEHATFEDILEEIEKKLNVYHKGAKIWKMLIFCQGGPGHLYLLKNKVATFAKVEKEEDMIHFWKRLSRLMSKVNPEPNVIHVMGCYVLGNPNGEKLFQNLRTLMTPYRVTFESPLELSAQGKQMIETYFDFRLYRLWKSRQHSKLLAFEDVL; this comes from the exons ATGGGCGCCGTCGCCTCCCGGAGGAGGGCGCTGCGGAGCGAGGCCATGTCCTCGGTGGCGGCCAAAGTGCG AGCAGCCCGAGCGTTTGGCGAGTACCTGTCCCAGAGTCACCCCGAGAACCGAAACGGTGCAG ACCACCTGCTGGCTGACGCCTACTCTGGCCACGACGGGTCCCCCGAGAtgcagcctgccccccagaacaaGCGCCGCCTCTCCCTCATCTCCAACGGCCGCTATGAGGGCAGCCTCCCGGAGGAGGCCGTCAGTGGGAAGCCGGCCGGTGAGGGCCCCCAGCCCCGTGTGTATACCATCTCTGGGGAGCCGGCCCTGCTGCCCGGCCCCGAGGCCGAGGCCATCGAGCTGGCTGTGGTGAAGGGGCGGCAGCAGCGGGAGCGGCACCCCCGCCACCATAGCCAGCCCCTGCGCGCCAGCCCGGGCGGCAGTCGTGAGGACGTCAGCAGACCCTGCCACAGCTGGGCGGGCAGCCGCCAGGGCTCCAAGGAATGTCCCGGATGTGCCCAGCTCGCCCCCAGTCCTTCCCCTCAGGCCTTTGGGCTGGACCAACCGCCCCTGCCTGAGGCCGCCAGCCGCCGCAAGAAGCTGGAGAGGATGTACAGCGTTGACCGCGTGTCTG ATGACATCCCCATCCGTACCTGGTTCCCCAAGGAAAACCTCTTCAGTTTCCAGACAGCAACCACAACTATGCAAGC GGTGTTCAGGGGCTACGCGGAGAGGAAGCGCCGGAAACGGGAGAATGATTCCGCGTCTGTAATCCAGAG GAACTTCCGCAAACACCTGCGCATGGTCGGCAGCCGGCGGGTGAAGGCCCAGA CGTTCGCCGAGCGGCGCGAGCGGAGCTTCAGCCGGTCCTGGAGCGACCCCACCCCCATGAAAGCCGACACCTCCCACGACTCCCGAGACA GTAGTGACCTGCAGAGCTCACACTGCACCTTGGGCGAGGCCTTTGAGGACCTGGACTGGGAGACGGAGAGGGGCCTGGAGGCTGTAGCCTGTGACACTGAGGGCTTTGTGCCACCCAAGGTCATG CTCATCTCCTCTAAAGTGCCCAAAGCTGAGTACATCCCCACCATCCTCCGCAGGGACGACCCCTCCATCATTCCCATCCTCTAC GACCACGAGCACGCCACCTTCGAGGACATTCTGG AGGAGATAGAGAAGAAGCTGAACGTCTACCACAAGGGGGCCAAAATCTGGAAGATGCTGATTTTCTGCCAG GGCGGCCCAGGACACCTGTACTTGCTCAAGAACAAGGTGGCCACCTTTGCCAaagtggagaaggaagaggacaTGATCCA cTTCTGGAAACGGTTGAGCCGCTTGATGAGCAAAGTGAACCCGGAGCCGAACGTCATCCACGTCATGGGCTGCTACGTCCTGGGGAACCCCAACGGGGAGAAG CTGTTCCAGAACCTCAGGACTCTCATGACCCCTTACAGGGTCACCTTCGAGTCCCCCCTGGAGCTGTCAGCCCAAG GGAAGCAGATGATCGAGACCTACTTTGACTTCCGGCTGTACCGCCTGTGGAAGAGCCGCCAGCACTCGAAGCTGCTGGCCTTCGAGGACGTTCTGTGA
- the NSMF gene encoding NMDA receptor synaptonuclear signaling and neuronal migration factor isoform X6, which produces MGAVASRRRALRSEAMSSVAAKVRAARAFGEYLSQSHPENRNGADHLLADAYSGHDGSPEMQPAPQNKRRLSLISNGRYEGSLPEEAVSGKPAGEGPQPRVYTISGEPALLPGPEAEAIELAVVKGRQQRERHPRHHSQPLRASPGGSREDVSRPCHSWAGSRQGSKECPGCAQLAPSPSPQAFGLDQPPLPEAASRRKKLERMYSVDRVSDDIPIRTWFPKENLFSFQTATTTMQAVFRGYAERKRRKRENDSASVIQRNFRKHLRMVGSRRVKAQSSDLQSSHCTLGEAFEDLDWETERGLEAVACDTEGFVPPKVMLISSKVPKAEYIPTILRRDDPSIIPILYDHEHATFEDILEEIEKKLNVYHKGAKIWKMLIFCQGGPGHLYLLKNKVATFAKVEKEEDMIHFWKRLSRLMSKVNPEPNVIHVMGCYVLGNPNGEKLFQNLRTLMTPYRVTFESPLELSAQGKQMIETYFDFRLYRLWKSRQHSKLLAFEDVL; this is translated from the exons ATGGGCGCCGTCGCCTCCCGGAGGAGGGCGCTGCGGAGCGAGGCCATGTCCTCGGTGGCGGCCAAAGTGCG AGCAGCCCGAGCGTTTGGCGAGTACCTGTCCCAGAGTCACCCCGAGAACCGAAACGGTGCAG ACCACCTGCTGGCTGACGCCTACTCTGGCCACGACGGGTCCCCCGAGAtgcagcctgccccccagaacaaGCGCCGCCTCTCCCTCATCTCCAACGGCCGCTATGAGGGCAGCCTCCCGGAGGAGGCCGTCAGTGGGAAGCCGGCCGGTGAGGGCCCCCAGCCCCGTGTGTATACCATCTCTGGGGAGCCGGCCCTGCTGCCCGGCCCCGAGGCCGAGGCCATCGAGCTGGCTGTGGTGAAGGGGCGGCAGCAGCGGGAGCGGCACCCCCGCCACCATAGCCAGCCCCTGCGCGCCAGCCCGGGCGGCAGTCGTGAGGACGTCAGCAGACCCTGCCACAGCTGGGCGGGCAGCCGCCAGGGCTCCAAGGAATGTCCCGGATGTGCCCAGCTCGCCCCCAGTCCTTCCCCTCAGGCCTTTGGGCTGGACCAACCGCCCCTGCCTGAGGCCGCCAGCCGCCGCAAGAAGCTGGAGAGGATGTACAGCGTTGACCGCGTGTCTG ATGACATCCCCATCCGTACCTGGTTCCCCAAGGAAAACCTCTTCAGTTTCCAGACAGCAACCACAACTATGCAAGC GGTGTTCAGGGGCTACGCGGAGAGGAAGCGCCGGAAACGGGAGAATGATTCCGCGTCTGTAATCCAGAG GAACTTCCGCAAACACCTGCGCATGGTCGGCAGCCGGCGGGTGAAGGCCCAGA GTAGTGACCTGCAGAGCTCACACTGCACCTTGGGCGAGGCCTTTGAGGACCTGGACTGGGAGACGGAGAGGGGCCTGGAGGCTGTAGCCTGTGACACTGAGGGCTTTGTGCCACCCAAGGTCATG CTCATCTCCTCTAAAGTGCCCAAAGCTGAGTACATCCCCACCATCCTCCGCAGGGACGACCCCTCCATCATTCCCATCCTCTAC GACCACGAGCACGCCACCTTCGAGGACATTCTGG AGGAGATAGAGAAGAAGCTGAACGTCTACCACAAGGGGGCCAAAATCTGGAAGATGCTGATTTTCTGCCAG GGCGGCCCAGGACACCTGTACTTGCTCAAGAACAAGGTGGCCACCTTTGCCAaagtggagaaggaagaggacaTGATCCA cTTCTGGAAACGGTTGAGCCGCTTGATGAGCAAAGTGAACCCGGAGCCGAACGTCATCCACGTCATGGGCTGCTACGTCCTGGGGAACCCCAACGGGGAGAAG CTGTTCCAGAACCTCAGGACTCTCATGACCCCTTACAGGGTCACCTTCGAGTCCCCCCTGGAGCTGTCAGCCCAAG GGAAGCAGATGATCGAGACCTACTTTGACTTCCGGCTGTACCGCCTGTGGAAGAGCCGCCAGCACTCGAAGCTGCTGGCCTTCGAGGACGTTCTGTGA
- the NSMF gene encoding NMDA receptor synaptonuclear signaling and neuronal migration factor isoform X3, protein MASRPGSRLQVRPRCTGTQGSPNCDLPALGILRAARAFGEYLSQSHPENRNGADHLLADAYSGHDGSPEMQPAPQNKRRLSLISNGRYEGSLPEEAVSGKPAGEGPQPRVYTISGEPALLPGPEAEAIELAVVKGRQQRERHPRHHSQPLRASPGGSREDVSRPCHSWAGSRQGSKECPGCAQLAPSPSPQAFGLDQPPLPEAASRRKKLERMYSVDRVSDDIPIRTWFPKENLFSFQTATTTMQANFRKHLRMVGSRRVKAQTFAERRERSFSRSWSDPTPMKADTSHDSRDSSDLQSSHCTLGEAFEDLDWETERGLEAVACDTEGFVPPKVMLISSKVPKAEYIPTILRRDDPSIIPILYDHEHATFEDILEEIEKKLNVYHKGAKIWKMLIFCQGGPGHLYLLKNKVATFAKVEKEEDMIHFWKRLSRLMSKVNPEPNVIHVMGCYVLGNPNGEKLFQNLRTLMTPYRVTFESPLELSAQGKQMIETYFDFRLYRLWKSRQHSKLLAFEDVL, encoded by the exons ATGGCAAGCAGACCTGGGTCCCGCCTGCAGGTCCGGCCAAGGTGCACCGGCACCCAAGGGTCCCCGAACTGCGACCTGCCAGCCCTGGGCATTCTGAG AGCAGCCCGAGCGTTTGGCGAGTACCTGTCCCAGAGTCACCCCGAGAACCGAAACGGTGCAG ACCACCTGCTGGCTGACGCCTACTCTGGCCACGACGGGTCCCCCGAGAtgcagcctgccccccagaacaaGCGCCGCCTCTCCCTCATCTCCAACGGCCGCTATGAGGGCAGCCTCCCGGAGGAGGCCGTCAGTGGGAAGCCGGCCGGTGAGGGCCCCCAGCCCCGTGTGTATACCATCTCTGGGGAGCCGGCCCTGCTGCCCGGCCCCGAGGCCGAGGCCATCGAGCTGGCTGTGGTGAAGGGGCGGCAGCAGCGGGAGCGGCACCCCCGCCACCATAGCCAGCCCCTGCGCGCCAGCCCGGGCGGCAGTCGTGAGGACGTCAGCAGACCCTGCCACAGCTGGGCGGGCAGCCGCCAGGGCTCCAAGGAATGTCCCGGATGTGCCCAGCTCGCCCCCAGTCCTTCCCCTCAGGCCTTTGGGCTGGACCAACCGCCCCTGCCTGAGGCCGCCAGCCGCCGCAAGAAGCTGGAGAGGATGTACAGCGTTGACCGCGTGTCTG ATGACATCCCCATCCGTACCTGGTTCCCCAAGGAAAACCTCTTCAGTTTCCAGACAGCAACCACAACTATGCAAGC GAACTTCCGCAAACACCTGCGCATGGTCGGCAGCCGGCGGGTGAAGGCCCAGA CGTTCGCCGAGCGGCGCGAGCGGAGCTTCAGCCGGTCCTGGAGCGACCCCACCCCCATGAAAGCCGACACCTCCCACGACTCCCGAGACA GTAGTGACCTGCAGAGCTCACACTGCACCTTGGGCGAGGCCTTTGAGGACCTGGACTGGGAGACGGAGAGGGGCCTGGAGGCTGTAGCCTGTGACACTGAGGGCTTTGTGCCACCCAAGGTCATG CTCATCTCCTCTAAAGTGCCCAAAGCTGAGTACATCCCCACCATCCTCCGCAGGGACGACCCCTCCATCATTCCCATCCTCTAC GACCACGAGCACGCCACCTTCGAGGACATTCTGG AGGAGATAGAGAAGAAGCTGAACGTCTACCACAAGGGGGCCAAAATCTGGAAGATGCTGATTTTCTGCCAG GGCGGCCCAGGACACCTGTACTTGCTCAAGAACAAGGTGGCCACCTTTGCCAaagtggagaaggaagaggacaTGATCCA cTTCTGGAAACGGTTGAGCCGCTTGATGAGCAAAGTGAACCCGGAGCCGAACGTCATCCACGTCATGGGCTGCTACGTCCTGGGGAACCCCAACGGGGAGAAG CTGTTCCAGAACCTCAGGACTCTCATGACCCCTTACAGGGTCACCTTCGAGTCCCCCCTGGAGCTGTCAGCCCAAG GGAAGCAGATGATCGAGACCTACTTTGACTTCCGGCTGTACCGCCTGTGGAAGAGCCGCCAGCACTCGAAGCTGCTGGCCTTCGAGGACGTTCTGTGA
- the NSMF gene encoding NMDA receptor synaptonuclear signaling and neuronal migration factor isoform X2, whose translation MASRPGSRLQVRPRCTGTQGSPNCDLPALGILRAARAFGEYLSQSHPENRNGADHLLADAYSGHDGSPEMQPAPQNKRRLSLISNGRYEGSLPEEAVSGKPAGEGPQPRVYTISGEPALLPGPEAEAIELAVVKGRQQRERHPRHHSQPLRASPGGSREDVSRPCHSWAGSRQGSKECPGCAQLAPSPSPQAFGLDQPPLPEAASRRKKLERMYSVDRVSDDIPIRTWFPKENLFSFQTATTTMQAVFRGYAERKRRKRENDSASVIQRNFRKHLRMVGSRRVKAQTFAERRERSFSRSWSDPTPMKADTSHDSRDSSDLQSSHCTLGEAFEDLDWETERGLEAVACDTEGFVPPKVMLISSKVPKAEYIPTILRRDDPSIIPILYDHEHATFEDILEEIEKKLNVYHKGAKIWKMLIFCQGGPGHLYLLKNKVATFAKVEKEEDMIHFWKRLSRLMSKVNPEPNVIHVMGCYVLGNPNGEKLFQNLRTLMTPYRVTFESPLELSAQAPETTQREAALLVN comes from the exons ATGGCAAGCAGACCTGGGTCCCGCCTGCAGGTCCGGCCAAGGTGCACCGGCACCCAAGGGTCCCCGAACTGCGACCTGCCAGCCCTGGGCATTCTGAG AGCAGCCCGAGCGTTTGGCGAGTACCTGTCCCAGAGTCACCCCGAGAACCGAAACGGTGCAG ACCACCTGCTGGCTGACGCCTACTCTGGCCACGACGGGTCCCCCGAGAtgcagcctgccccccagaacaaGCGCCGCCTCTCCCTCATCTCCAACGGCCGCTATGAGGGCAGCCTCCCGGAGGAGGCCGTCAGTGGGAAGCCGGCCGGTGAGGGCCCCCAGCCCCGTGTGTATACCATCTCTGGGGAGCCGGCCCTGCTGCCCGGCCCCGAGGCCGAGGCCATCGAGCTGGCTGTGGTGAAGGGGCGGCAGCAGCGGGAGCGGCACCCCCGCCACCATAGCCAGCCCCTGCGCGCCAGCCCGGGCGGCAGTCGTGAGGACGTCAGCAGACCCTGCCACAGCTGGGCGGGCAGCCGCCAGGGCTCCAAGGAATGTCCCGGATGTGCCCAGCTCGCCCCCAGTCCTTCCCCTCAGGCCTTTGGGCTGGACCAACCGCCCCTGCCTGAGGCCGCCAGCCGCCGCAAGAAGCTGGAGAGGATGTACAGCGTTGACCGCGTGTCTG ATGACATCCCCATCCGTACCTGGTTCCCCAAGGAAAACCTCTTCAGTTTCCAGACAGCAACCACAACTATGCAAGC GGTGTTCAGGGGCTACGCGGAGAGGAAGCGCCGGAAACGGGAGAATGATTCCGCGTCTGTAATCCAGAG GAACTTCCGCAAACACCTGCGCATGGTCGGCAGCCGGCGGGTGAAGGCCCAGA CGTTCGCCGAGCGGCGCGAGCGGAGCTTCAGCCGGTCCTGGAGCGACCCCACCCCCATGAAAGCCGACACCTCCCACGACTCCCGAGACA GTAGTGACCTGCAGAGCTCACACTGCACCTTGGGCGAGGCCTTTGAGGACCTGGACTGGGAGACGGAGAGGGGCCTGGAGGCTGTAGCCTGTGACACTGAGGGCTTTGTGCCACCCAAGGTCATG CTCATCTCCTCTAAAGTGCCCAAAGCTGAGTACATCCCCACCATCCTCCGCAGGGACGACCCCTCCATCATTCCCATCCTCTAC GACCACGAGCACGCCACCTTCGAGGACATTCTGG AGGAGATAGAGAAGAAGCTGAACGTCTACCACAAGGGGGCCAAAATCTGGAAGATGCTGATTTTCTGCCAG GGCGGCCCAGGACACCTGTACTTGCTCAAGAACAAGGTGGCCACCTTTGCCAaagtggagaaggaagaggacaTGATCCA cTTCTGGAAACGGTTGAGCCGCTTGATGAGCAAAGTGAACCCGGAGCCGAACGTCATCCACGTCATGGGCTGCTACGTCCTGGGGAACCCCAACGGGGAGAAG CTGTTCCAGAACCTCAGGACTCTCATGACCCCTTACAGGGTCACCTTCGAGTCCCCCCTGGAGCTGTCAGCCCAAG CCCCTGAGACGACTCAAAGGGAAGCAGCGTTACTAGTTAACTAG
- the NSMF gene encoding NMDA receptor synaptonuclear signaling and neuronal migration factor isoform X4, with the protein MASRPGSRLQVRPRCTGTQGSPNCDLPALGILRAARAFGEYLSQSHPENRNGADHLLADAYSGHDGSPEMQPAPQNKRRLSLISNGRYEGSLPEEAVSGKPAGEGPQPRVYTISGEPALLPGPEAEAIELAVVKGRQQRERHPRHHSQPLRASPGGSREDVSRPCHSWAGSRQGSKECPGCAQLAPSPSPQAFGLDQPPLPEAASRRKKLERMYSVDRVSDDIPIRTWFPKENLFSFQTATTTMQAVFRGYAERKRRKRENDSASVIQRNFRKHLRMVGSRRVKAQSSDLQSSHCTLGEAFEDLDWETERGLEAVACDTEGFVPPKVMLISSKVPKAEYIPTILRRDDPSIIPILYDHEHATFEDILEEIEKKLNVYHKGAKIWKMLIFCQGGPGHLYLLKNKVATFAKVEKEEDMIHFWKRLSRLMSKVNPEPNVIHVMGCYVLGNPNGEKLFQNLRTLMTPYRVTFESPLELSAQGKQMIETYFDFRLYRLWKSRQHSKLLAFEDVL; encoded by the exons ATGGCAAGCAGACCTGGGTCCCGCCTGCAGGTCCGGCCAAGGTGCACCGGCACCCAAGGGTCCCCGAACTGCGACCTGCCAGCCCTGGGCATTCTGAG AGCAGCCCGAGCGTTTGGCGAGTACCTGTCCCAGAGTCACCCCGAGAACCGAAACGGTGCAG ACCACCTGCTGGCTGACGCCTACTCTGGCCACGACGGGTCCCCCGAGAtgcagcctgccccccagaacaaGCGCCGCCTCTCCCTCATCTCCAACGGCCGCTATGAGGGCAGCCTCCCGGAGGAGGCCGTCAGTGGGAAGCCGGCCGGTGAGGGCCCCCAGCCCCGTGTGTATACCATCTCTGGGGAGCCGGCCCTGCTGCCCGGCCCCGAGGCCGAGGCCATCGAGCTGGCTGTGGTGAAGGGGCGGCAGCAGCGGGAGCGGCACCCCCGCCACCATAGCCAGCCCCTGCGCGCCAGCCCGGGCGGCAGTCGTGAGGACGTCAGCAGACCCTGCCACAGCTGGGCGGGCAGCCGCCAGGGCTCCAAGGAATGTCCCGGATGTGCCCAGCTCGCCCCCAGTCCTTCCCCTCAGGCCTTTGGGCTGGACCAACCGCCCCTGCCTGAGGCCGCCAGCCGCCGCAAGAAGCTGGAGAGGATGTACAGCGTTGACCGCGTGTCTG ATGACATCCCCATCCGTACCTGGTTCCCCAAGGAAAACCTCTTCAGTTTCCAGACAGCAACCACAACTATGCAAGC GGTGTTCAGGGGCTACGCGGAGAGGAAGCGCCGGAAACGGGAGAATGATTCCGCGTCTGTAATCCAGAG GAACTTCCGCAAACACCTGCGCATGGTCGGCAGCCGGCGGGTGAAGGCCCAGA GTAGTGACCTGCAGAGCTCACACTGCACCTTGGGCGAGGCCTTTGAGGACCTGGACTGGGAGACGGAGAGGGGCCTGGAGGCTGTAGCCTGTGACACTGAGGGCTTTGTGCCACCCAAGGTCATG CTCATCTCCTCTAAAGTGCCCAAAGCTGAGTACATCCCCACCATCCTCCGCAGGGACGACCCCTCCATCATTCCCATCCTCTAC GACCACGAGCACGCCACCTTCGAGGACATTCTGG AGGAGATAGAGAAGAAGCTGAACGTCTACCACAAGGGGGCCAAAATCTGGAAGATGCTGATTTTCTGCCAG GGCGGCCCAGGACACCTGTACTTGCTCAAGAACAAGGTGGCCACCTTTGCCAaagtggagaaggaagaggacaTGATCCA cTTCTGGAAACGGTTGAGCCGCTTGATGAGCAAAGTGAACCCGGAGCCGAACGTCATCCACGTCATGGGCTGCTACGTCCTGGGGAACCCCAACGGGGAGAAG CTGTTCCAGAACCTCAGGACTCTCATGACCCCTTACAGGGTCACCTTCGAGTCCCCCCTGGAGCTGTCAGCCCAAG GGAAGCAGATGATCGAGACCTACTTTGACTTCCGGCTGTACCGCCTGTGGAAGAGCCGCCAGCACTCGAAGCTGCTGGCCTTCGAGGACGTTCTGTGA